AAGAAGTGTTTTTCTGTGAGCGTTTTAAGAAAATTTCAATTTTCAAAAGCAATTCTTCAATACTAAAAGGTTTCACAAGATAATCATCAGCTCCCAATCGCAATCCTTTAATGCGGTCTTCTTTTAATGTTTTGGCAGAAAGAAAAATAATAGGAATCTCACTATTGATTTTTCGGATTTCGGTAGCTAATTCAAATCCGTCCATTTTTGGGAGCATAATGTCAAGAATGCAAATGTCAAAACGCTCTTTTTTGAAGGTTTCAAAACACGATTTTCCATCACCACAATGAGTGACCTCATATTTATTTTGTTCCAAATTATCTTTGGTTAAATAAGCAAGTGTTTCATCATCTTCTGCATAAATAATTTTGATTGGCTGCATTATTTCTGAGGGATTAAAAGTGTTATTGTAATGCCATTTTTAAGATTGTTTTTGGCATTTATTTTCCAATTATGTAAGTCACATATTTTTTTTACATAATATAATCCCAGCCCAAAACCATTTATTTCATTGCTTTTTGAACTTGGAATTCTGTAGAATTTATCAAATATAAACGAAATGTTTTTATTGGAAATGCCAATGCCGTTGTCAATAAATTCGAGTTTAAAATAACGGTTATCCTTTGATAAACGAATAGAAATTTCGGGATTGTGCTCGCAATATTTCACTGAATTATCAATGAGATTGTAAACCAAATTGGTAAAATGAAACGAATCGGCTTCAATAGTATAATCTTTATTTTGTGTTTCAATTTTGATATCAACTATTGGATATTTTAAGCGTATATTCTCGATAACATCTTCAATAATCGGAGTAATTAAAATATTTTCTTTATTTAAAACCAAGGGAGAATTATCAGATTTTGCCACATTTAGTATTTTCTCGATATGATGATCGAGCTTACCACTTTGGTTGATGATAATATTGGTATAGTTATGTAGTTTCTCATCCGATTTAATTTTGTCTTGTTTTATCAGGTAATTAGATGCTATGAGTATGGATGAGAGAGGCGTTTTGAATTCATGTGTCATATTATTGATGAAATCACGTTGCAATTCGGAGTATTTTTTTTGTTGCAAAAGTGTAAATATAGAATAGACATAAATCAATAAAATAACTATTAATACCAATGAAAGTACTAACCAAAACTTCAAAGAACTAAATAAATAGCTCGTGTCATTTGGAAACCGAATAGCAAAATAATAAATCAGGTTTTTATGCTTAGGAAAATAAACGGATTGCTTTTTTTTTGATTTATCGGATAATGAAATATAGTTGCCATAAACCATTTCATCACTTTGGCAATTGTACATTGCATATTCAAAATCAGTCATAATATTAACTTTTTTGAATTCAGATTTTAAATAGTATTCTAAAATTTCAGGTTCAAAATCATTATCGACATTTACAACGTAATAATCATTGGAGATTTTTTGTACCGGATTTTCCAATGGCAAGTCATGGTTGCTTCCTTCATATAATTTTTTTGCTACTTCCAGTAATGCAATGTGTGTTTTTTGACTTAATTTTTTTTCTTCGAGTGTAAAGGCTTGTTTTGTCCAAAGTAATTGTGCTACCAGAATACCAATGATGGCAATAAGTCCGAGAACGATGATACTATTGAGTTTATTTATTTTCAAATCTATATTCTTCAAATTCAAAAGTAATCAAATATATGGTCAATAATAGTCATTAACAACTCGTTAACAAACAATTGAAATTGCTTAACAAGAGCCCGTTATTTTTCAGATTACATTTGATTAATAGAATTTAGCAAACCAATATTATTTATTTAAACCTTTAATCATTACTATTATGAAAACAATTAAAATTTCGATGCTGGCTTTAACTTTAGCATTTATGTCATTTAATGTCCTTCCAACAAAAACAGTTACTACTAAAATTGAAAAAGAAACTTCTTTAATCATATGGAAAAGTGAGCAAATTGATTTAGGAGAAATTCCCCAAAACAAACCTAAATCTATCGATTTTGAATTCAAAAATACTGGAAAAACCGCTGTGATTATTACCAATGTCAAAGCTTCTTGTGGATGTACTGCAACTGATTATACAAAAACGCCAATACAACCTGGACAAACAGCAAAAGTTACCGCTACTTATAATGCTGCAGCAAAAGGAGCTTTCACAAAAACAGTTACCGTTACTACAAATGCAGAAGTAACTCCAAAGGTATTGTCTTTTAAAGGAACAGTTATATAATTTAATAAATCAGGTTATATTAAAAACTCCAAATTACTTTTGATTTGGAGTTTTTTTATTGGAAATAATTTTTAGGAGCAAGAGCATTTGGCATTTATAGAAATATAGTTCCCGCTATCCGTTACAATCTTTTTGTTTTTGGCAGCAAAAACAAAAAGGATTTTCACTTCTATCGGGGCTAAAGAGAGACAGCTCGTTTTTTTGACTTGCATTTTCAATTAAAACTTTACTATTTTTATTGAAAATAATTCGAAGATGAAAACATTTCCCAAACTATTAATTGTATTGATTGTCATAATAACTTTTTCTTGTAATAAGTCAGGTAAAGATACAATCATTCTAAAAAAACTGGTCAAAAAAGAAATTGCTGAACTTACTATTTCAATTGATAGTAACACAGTTTCTAATTTTTATCAAGCCTACCCTAAATTGGTTTCTTATCAAGCAGAAGTTCTTAAATTGTACAAAAAGCAAGGTTCTAAACAATTGTGGTTAGATAATAAAGGTTTGGTCGAGTTCGGAAATACTTTATTCAATAAATATAGAGGTTTGGCAGATGAAGGTTTAAAAGCTAATTTTCCATATGATTCGATAGTTAATCAAATCTTTGACCGTATTTCGAATAATAAACTCTCGCAAATTGATACCGATTTGATGATTACCAATTTGTACTTTTATTATGCTTCAAAAGTATATCATGGAGTAGATGAAAAAACTACGACTTCATTAGAATGGCTTTTGCCTAGAAAAAAACTAAATTATCAGGTATTTTCAGATTCTATTTTTCATAACTCGGCAATTAATGACAGTAAGAAGAATAAAATGTTTAGTCAATATTATAAACTGCGTGAAGTACTTAAACAATACAGGGAAATTGAAAAAAACGGAGGCTGGAAAGCGATTGAAGTTAGTGACGATTTTAAAAATTTCAAATTAGGAGATTCAGCAGTTGGAATAGCTCAAATAAGAGAAAGGCTTTTTGTAACTGGTGAGATTAAAGAAAATACCAAAAGTGCAGTATGCGATACGGTTTTAATTTCAGCAGTTAAAAACTATGAATTGCATCATGGTAAAACACCAAAAAATATAATTTTACCAGAACATATTAAAGAAATGAATGTTCCAGTTTCGGATAGAATCAAGACAATTATTGTCAATATGGAACGTTGTCGTTGGATCGATCCTAAATTGGAAAAAGACAAAGAATTCATTGAAGTTAATATACCAGAGTTTAAATTATATGTGATTCGCGATGGCGAAATCAGTTTCATTTCGCCAGTTGTGGTGGGAAAAGCAATGACAAAGACCGTGATTTTTAGCGGAATGATGCAGTTTATTGTTTTTAGTCCATATTGGGTTATTCCTCAAAGTATTATCAATCAGGAGATAAAACCAGGAATGGCAAAGGATAAAAATTATTTGGCTAAAAAACAATTAGAATGGAATAATGGGCAGGTACGTCAGTTGCCTGGAAAGAATAACTCTTTGGGTTTGGTGAAATTTTTATTTCCCAATTCCAATAACATTTATTTACACGATACACCTGCCAAAAGTTTGTTTGAAAGAGAAAACAGAGCATTTAGTCACGGCTGTGTACGTGTAGCAAAACCAAAAGAATTGGCTGTCGAATTATTAAAAGGCGATCCGTCTTGGACTCCTGAACGTATTGACAAAGCAATGCATGCCGGAAAAGAAAAATGGTACACATTGAAAAAGAAAGTTCCTGTTTATATCGGTTATTTTACCGCTTGGGTAGATAGAAATGGAAACATGAATTTTTATGATGATGTGTATCAAAGAGACGAAAGTCTAATTAAATTATTGACAGATGAATAGACGTAGTGGGCTCGCGTGAGGGATAGAAGCAAGTTCCCGAAGTAACGCGGATAGCCCGACGCCAGTAGAGAAAGAGCCCATGAGCGTAAAGTGAAGTAGGCTCTTTTTCTACTGGAGGCACGCCCTAATTGTGGCTTTTCAGATGATTTTGTTTTGGATTTGATTTTTTATTCACGAAAACGTTTTCTTTTTATATTTTTACTGACCTAAAACGAGTAAAGAATGAGTGCTAATTACAAAGTAACTGTAAATGATATTTTCCAATTTGATTTGGAAAAGGAAAGTATTTCTCAACTGGATGCTATACCAACGGAAGCAAATGCGTTCCATGTATTGCATCAAAACACACCTTATAAAGCTGAAATTATTTCATCGAATTTCAATCATAAATCTTATACTGTTAAGGTAAATAATACTATTTATGAAGTGGCAATTTCAAACCCTTTGGATATTTTGATCAAAGAAATGGGGTTTGAAGTGGGACTGATCAAACAGGTAAATGCAATTAAGGCACCTATGCCTGGACTGATTTTGGAAATTGGTGTTGAAGTAGGGCAATCCGTAAAAGAAAATGACAACTTAATCATTCTAGGAGCCATGAAAATGGAGAATAGTTTTTTGTCACCACGAGATGGAGTAATCAAAACTATTGCTGTGAGTACTGGTGATGCAGTAGAGAAAGGGCAATTATTAATTGAATTCGAGTAAAATTATGCAAAAAATACTAGTTGCTAATAGAGGTGAAATTGCCATTAGGGTGATGAAAACAGCAAAGAAAATGGGCATTAAAACTGTAGCGGTTTATTCGACTACAGATAGAAATGCACCACATGTGAAATTTGCCGATGAGGCTGTATGGATTGGAGAAGGACCTTCAAACCAATCGTATTTACTTGGAAACAAAATTATTGAAGCCGCTAAAGCCTTGAATGCTGACGCTATTCATCCAGGATATGGATTCCTGAGTGAGAATGCTGATTTTGCTGTAGAATGTGAAAAGAACGGAATTATATTTATAGGCCCAAAATCGCATGCTATTAAAATTATGGGAAGCAAATTGGCTGCCAAAGATGCTGTTAAAGCCTATAATATTCCGATGGTTCCTGGTATTGATGAAGCCATTACGGATATCGAAAAAGCTAAGCTTGCAGCAACGTCAATTGGTTTCCCTATCCTGATTAAAGCCTCGGCTGGCGGTGGTGGAAAAGGAATGCGTGTGGTAGAAAGTGAAGCCGATTTTGAATCTCAAATGAATCGTGCTATAAGTGAAGCAGTTGCTGCCTTTGGAGATGGTTCGGTTTTTATTGAAAAATATGTGGCTTCTCCACGACATATCGAAATTCAGGTTATGGCTGATAGTCATGGCAACATCTTATATTTGTTTGAAAGAGAATGCAGTATTCAGCGCCGTCATCAAAAAGTGGTTGAAGAAGCTCCTTCGGCTGTCCTAACTCCTGAATTGCGTAAAAAAATGGGTGAAGCGGCTGTTCTGGTGGCTAAATCGTGTGATTATTTAGGAGCAGGAACCGTTGAATTTTTATTAGACGAAAATAATAATTTCTACTTCCTCGAAATGAATACCCGTTTGCAAGTAGAGCACCCCGTTACAGAATTGATTACAGGTACCGATTTGGTCGAATTGCAAATTAGAGTAGCTAGAGGTGAAGCATTAACGATTGCACAAGAAGATTTAAAAATAAAAGGACATGCACTAGAATTACGTGTATATGCCGAAGACCCGCTGAATGATTTTTTACCAAGTGTAGGTCATTTGGATGTATATAAAATTCCTGTTGGCGAAGGAATTCGTGTTGATAATGGCTTTGAGCAAGGCATGGATATTCCGATTTATTATGATCCAATGTTGGCTAAATTGATTACGTATGGACAAACACGCGAAGAAGCGATTCAGTTGATGATAAAAGCCATTGAAAACTATCAGGTAGAAGGAGTGAGTACGACTTTGTCTTTTGGAAAATTTGTTTTTGAACACGAAGCGTTTCGTTCGGGAAAATTTGATACTCATTTCGTAAAGAAATATTACAGCCCGGAAATTTTAAAAGAACAAGCTGGTAAAGAAGCCGAAATTGCTGCTTTGGTAGCATTGAAACAGTATTTTGAAGATCAAAAAATAGTACGCTTACCAAATTAAAAAAATAATTGAACCATTAAGGAATTAAGTTTCATTTAGAGATACAAAACTTAATTTGCTTAATATCTTAATGGTTTAAAATATTTCAGCTTTAGCTGAAGTAAATAAATGTTAAGTTGGTTTTAGCAAAAAGTAAAATGGTTATTAAAAATTAGCCGTTAAAAAAGGATAGTATGCAAGACAAGATAAAAGCACTAAACGATAAAATTGCTCTCGCTCATTTGGGTGGTGGTAAAAAACGTATTGAAAAACAGCACAGCAATAAAAAATTAACGGCAAGAGAACGTATCGATTATTTGATGGATGAAGGTTCTTTTGAGGAAATTGGAATGTTGGTGACACACCGAACTACCGATTTTGGTATGGAGAAAGAAATGTATTATGGTGATGGAGTTATCACAGGATACGGAACCATTAATGGAAGATTGGTTTATATTTTTGCACAGGATTTCACTGTTTTTGGAGGTTCATTATCTGAAACTCATGCTGAAAAAATATGCAAAATCATGGATATGGCTGTCAAAATGGGAGCGCCTATGATTGGGTTAAACGATTCTGGGGGAGCACGTATTCAGGAAGGAGTTCGTTCTTTGGGTGGATATGCTGATATTTTCTTTAGAAATGTACAAGCCAGTGGTGTGATTCCACAAATCTCAGCGATTATGGGACCTTGCGCTGGTGGAGCTGTTTATTCTCCTGCCATGACCGATTTTACGATGATGGTTGAAGATACCAGTTATATGTTTGTAACAGGTCCAAATGTGGTAAAAACAGTAACCAATGAATCGGTTACTTCTGAGGAATTAGGAGGTGCAAGTACGCATTCTACCAAATCAGGGGTGGCACATTGTACTTCAACGAATGACGTGGTTTGCCTTGAAGACTTGAAACGATTATTGAGCTATTTACCTCAAAACAATAAAGAAACAGCACACAATTTACCTTTCGAATTTAAAGATGAGGTTCGCATGCAATTGGCAGATATCATTCCAGATAATCCAAACAAGCCGTATGACATGCACTCTGTGATTGGAGGAATTATAGACGAAGATTCATTTTTTGAAATTCATAAAAACTATGCCGAAAACATTCTTGTTGGATTCGCCCGATTGGGAGGTCGAAGTATTGGAATTGTGGCCAATCAACCGATGTTTTTGGCGGGTTGTCTGGATGTAAACAGTTCGATAAAAGCGGCGAGATTTACTCGTTTTTGTGATGCATTTAATATTCCGTTGTTGGTGTTAGTGGACGTGCCGGGCTTTTTGCCAGGAACTGACCAAGAGTGGAACGGAATCATTGTTCACGGAGCGAAATTACTTTACGCGTTAAGCGAAGCAACTGTCCCAAGGGTTACTGTAATTACTAGAAAAGCTTATGGTGGTGCGTATGATGTAATGAACTCTAAACACATTGGTGCCGATATGAATTTTGCTTGGCCCACTGCTGAGATTGCCGTAATGGGAGCCAAGGGTGCTTCAGAAATTATCTTTAAAAAAGAAATCCACGATGCCGAAGATCACGAAGCCAAACTCCTTGAAAAAGAAGCTGAATATGCCGATTTGTTTGCGAATCCATACACAGCAGCACAACGTGGCTTTGTTGATGAGGTGATTCTTCCACAAGACACAAGGCGCAAGTTGATTAAAGCGTTTAGTATGCTTAAAAATAAAGTGAGTGTCACCCCTGACAGGAAGCATGGGAATATTCCTTTGTAACCTTTCTATGAGAATTATAATTTTAAAACCATCTGATGATTTCAGATGGTTTTTTGGTTTTATAGGTTTATTGATTCTGCTTAGCGTAATTGTAATTTTATCTCGTAAAAATCATCAATTGGTTAAAAATGGTATTTTTTTATTATCATTTGACATTATAGTATCTTTTAGGAATAGCCGTAATTTATAAATTTGTTTCTTGTGTATAAATTATTTTATTTCTTAAATCATGAATTTTAAAAAATACAGCCTCTTATTTTTATTCCTAACCTATTTTGTCAATGCCCAAAATAAACAATTTGTTCTCGCTGGTAGAGTAGAACCGTTGGGAGACAGTAAAGTGATGCTTATTGGCCCAGCATCTTCAGTGTCATTTGATTTTGAGGGGAATGCTTGTGCAATTTCTTTGCAAAATGTAGACACTTATGATCACCAAAATTATGTCTCTTTAGAACTTGATGGTCAATATGTAGGCCGTATCAAAATAGAAAAAGGGGAATTAAAATCATATCCAGTTACTGTTTCTTCTAAAAATAAAAAGCACCATCTTGCTATTTATAAAGCTACAGAAGCAGCCAATGGAGGCGTATTATTTGCAGGTACAACAGCTAAAGTTATTGAAAGTGCAACTCCAAAAAGTAAAAAGAAAATTGAATTAATAGGTGATTCTATTACGTGTGGTTACGGAAATGATCTTTCTACGATTCCATGTGGCAGTGGAGATTGGTATGACCAACACAATGCTTATTGGGCTTACGGACCAATACTTTCTAGAGCCTTGAATGCTGATTTTGTATTGAGTTCGGTTTCTGGCTACGGAATGTACCGCAACTGGAATGACGACCACATTGAAGAACCAAATTTACCGGATGTTTACCAAAATTTATATTTGAATAAGGATAGCTCGAAACCGTATAATTTTGCTTTTCAGCCTGATTTGGTGAGTATTTGTTTAGGAACCAATGATCTTTCGGATGGTGATGGCAAAAAAGCAAGATTACCATTTAATGAAGAAAAATACGTTTCTAATTATATTGATTTTATTAAAGTGGTTTACAAACACACTCCTAATACTAGAATTATTTTGTTGACAAGTCCAATGGTTTCGGGTGATAAAAACGTAACCTTGGTAAAATGTTTGAAGAAAGTGATTCAGACATTTGAAAATGATAAAGCGCATCAACCAATTGCATTGTTCGAATTCCAACCAATGTCTCCAAAAGGTTGTGGTTACCACCCAGATATTGCAGATGATAAAGTAATGGCAGACCAATTGATTCCGGTTTTTAAAAAATTACTAAATGAAAAATAGTTTTATTACAGTTGTTCTTTTCCTGATTCTTTCAAATACTGCTTTCGCTAATGTTACGTTACCAAATGTGTTTTCGGATAATATGGTTTTGCAACGCAATACTGAAGTGAAAATTTGGGGCTGGGCTAATTCACAGGAAGAAGTGGTAGTTAAACCAAGTTGGAATAATCAGGAGTATAAAGTTAAAACTAGTAATCAGGCAAAATGGGAGATTTTAATTTCAACTCCAAAAGAGGGTGGCCCTTATACAATTTCTATTAAAGGTTATAATGAAGTTGTATTAAAAAATATTTTGATAGGCGAAGTCTGGATTTGTTCTGGACAATCGAATATGGAAATGAATGCCAGTTGGGGAATTGAAAATGGCGACGAAGCAGTAAAAAATGCTACGAATCCCAATATTCGATTGTTTTTAGTGCCTAAATTGACAGCTATAACCCCACAGGATAATCTTTCAGGGACTTGGACAAACTGTACACCTGAGACTATGAAATATTTTAGTGCGGTGGGGTACTTTTTTGGAAAGCGATTGAATGAAGAATTAAAAAATGTACCTATTGGTTTGATTTCATCGAATTGGGGAGGAACACCAGCTGAGATTTGGATGCCAGAAGAAGTAATTCAAAATGATTCAGTTTTACTAGAATCAGCTAAGACTAGAAAAGAAGAAATCTATGGACCGAATCAACCTGCAAGAGCTTTTAATGCTATGATTTCACCAATTACAGGATTTAAAATTGCCGGAGTATTATGGTATCAAGGTGAAAGCAATGTGGGTTCTACGGTTTATGATAAAACACTTTCGGCATTAATCACTTCTTGGAGAAAATTATGGAAGTATGATTTTCCATTTTATTTTGTTCAGATTGCGCCGTATAAATATGGTGAAGATCATTTCAGCGGTTCCATCATTCGAGATGCACAACGGAAAGTTTTGCAAGAAGTTCCGAACGTAGGAATGGTGATGACAAGCGATATTTCGCCAATTGATGATATTCATCCAAAGGATAAAAAATCGGTAGGGATTCGTTTGGCTAATTTGGCTTTGGTGAATACTTATAAAACCAATACTGCCATTGTAAACGGCCCATTATATAAAGGAATTACAATTGATAAGAATAAAATTGTAGTTGCTTTTGATTTTGAGGACGGCTTGTATTTTAAAGATAAAAAAGCAGATTTATTTGAAATTGCTGGATCTGATAATGTGTTTTATAAAGCAACGGCTAGTATTAAAAATAATACAGTCATAGTACAGTCGGCTCAAGTGAAAGTTCCTGTGAAAGTTCGTTATGCTTGGAAAAATACAGATCAATCAACGCTTTTTAATAAAGCTAATTTGCCTGCTTCCTCTTTTATAAGCGAATAATTCTATTTTCAAATAACAATGGTGAAAAATCGAAATTATAATAGTTTAATATTTTTTCAACTGCTTTTATTAGTTCTTTTCAGTTGTAATATGGTTTGGGGGCAAACAGCAATGCAAAACGTTTCTGATAGAAATTGTTTCAGTTTAAATGGAAAATGGAACGTCATAATTGATCCTTATGATAATGGTGAATGGCGAAAATTTTGGGAAGAAAGAAAACCAGAAAAGAAGACAGATTTTTTTGAATATTCATTTGTTGGTACACCAGAATTGAATGTGCCATCAGATTTTAATACACAACTCCCTGAGCTTACTTATTACGAAGGAATCGTTTGGTACAAAAAGGCATTTAAATATTCTTTAAAGAAAAATAAAAGGTTATTTATTCATTTTGGAGCTGTAAATTATACAGCAGATGTGTTTTTAAATGGCAAACTTATTGGTAAACACGAAGGAGGTTTTACGTCATTTCAATTTGAAATTACAAATCTTGTCGCAGGTGAAAATTCACTTGTTGTGAAAGTTAATAATAAAAGACTCAAAGACGGTATTCCTAGCGAAGGCTATGACTGGTTTAATTATGGAGGAATCACTCGTGATGTCGATTTGATTGAAACTTCAACTTCCTATATCGAGGATTATTCTATTCAATTAAAAAAGAATTCAAATACTCAGGTATTGGGTTGGGTAAAAATTGCTGATGCAAAACAACCACAAAAAATTAAGGTAAGCATTCCCGAATTGAAATTAAAATTCACTGCAAATACTGATAAAAAAGGATATGCTGAAGTTCAATTAAATTCTAAATTTAAACTTTGGAGTCCAGAAAATCCTAAATTATATGATGTGATTATCGAAAGTGAATATGATACAATTAAAGATCAGATTGGCTTTAGGAATATTGAAGTGCAAGGGACGAAAGTGGTTTTGAATGGTAAACCCATATTTATAAAAGCAATTAATATTCATGAAGAAATGCCATTGCGTGGCGCTAAAGCTTATTCGGAAGCTGATGCTCTTTTGCTTTTAAATTGGGTAAAAGAATTGGGTTGCAATTTAGTTCGATTAGCACATTATCCACACAGCGAGCACACCATAAAATTAGCCGAAAAGATGGGTTTGATGGTTTGGGAAGAATTACCGATTTATCAGCACATTGCATTTTCTACAGAAGGAGTATCTCAAAAAATGGATATAATGCTTCAGGAAATGATCAAAAGGGATAAAAACAGGTGTGGTGTTGTAATATGGTGTTTATCGAATGAAACCTATCAATTTACTCCAAATCGAGATCAAGAATTAATTGATTTAGCTAAAAAATGTAAAATAGTAGATGATACCCGTCTTACAACAACGGTGATTTGTACACAAGGATACAATGATAATGTCTTTAATGTTTGGGATCCGCTGTATAATTATTATGATATTATTTCTGTTAATGAATACGTAGGCTGGTACTCTCCTTGGCAAGGTAATCCAAAAGATACTAAATGGAAATTGGTTAATAATACAAAACCATTGTTTATTTCAGAATTTGGAGGAGAAGCTCTTTATGGGAATAATGATAAGCCTTCCGATGAAGCTTCAAATTGGACAGAAGGCTACCAGGAAAAAATTTATAAAGATCAGATAGAAATGTTTAAGACAACTCCAAATTTGGCAGGGGTTTGTCCTTGGATTTTATGTGATTTTCGATCTCTTTCTCGTTTACATCCACTTTATCAAAAGGGATGGAATAGAAAGGGAGTACTGTCTGACAAGGGAGAGAAAAAGAAAGCTTGGTATGTTTTAAAGGATTATTATGAAAATTATAATAATTAAAAGACAAACCGAATTTAAGTAAGATCAAAAATAAAAAAATATAATAACTATTGGGTTTTTGCCCTGATTACTGTTGGAACTATGAATGCACAAAAATTAGCCCATTTAGACAAAACTAAATCTATTGAAGAACGTGTTGATTTGTTGCTTAAGCAAATGACATTGGAGGAGAAAGTGGGACAAATGAATCAATACAATGGTTTTTGGGAAGTTACTGGTCCAGCTCCAAAAGGAGGAACTGCCGAGTTGAAATATGAGCATTTGAGAAAAGGATTAGTGGGTTCGATGCT
The Flavobacterium sp. 5 DNA segment above includes these coding regions:
- a CDS encoding sialate O-acetylesterase, which produces MKNSFITVVLFLILSNTAFANVTLPNVFSDNMVLQRNTEVKIWGWANSQEEVVVKPSWNNQEYKVKTSNQAKWEILISTPKEGGPYTISIKGYNEVVLKNILIGEVWICSGQSNMEMNASWGIENGDEAVKNATNPNIRLFLVPKLTAITPQDNLSGTWTNCTPETMKYFSAVGYFFGKRLNEELKNVPIGLISSNWGGTPAEIWMPEEVIQNDSVLLESAKTRKEEIYGPNQPARAFNAMISPITGFKIAGVLWYQGESNVGSTVYDKTLSALITSWRKLWKYDFPFYFVQIAPYKYGEDHFSGSIIRDAQRKVLQEVPNVGMVMTSDISPIDDIHPKDKKSVGIRLANLALVNTYKTNTAIVNGPLYKGITIDKNKIVVAFDFEDGLYFKDKKADLFEIAGSDNVFYKATASIKNNTVIVQSAQVKVPVKVRYAWKNTDQSTLFNKANLPASSFISE
- a CDS encoding glycoside hydrolase family 2 protein, with product MVKNRNYNSLIFFQLLLLVLFSCNMVWGQTAMQNVSDRNCFSLNGKWNVIIDPYDNGEWRKFWEERKPEKKTDFFEYSFVGTPELNVPSDFNTQLPELTYYEGIVWYKKAFKYSLKKNKRLFIHFGAVNYTADVFLNGKLIGKHEGGFTSFQFEITNLVAGENSLVVKVNNKRLKDGIPSEGYDWFNYGGITRDVDLIETSTSYIEDYSIQLKKNSNTQVLGWVKIADAKQPQKIKVSIPELKLKFTANTDKKGYAEVQLNSKFKLWSPENPKLYDVIIESEYDTIKDQIGFRNIEVQGTKVVLNGKPIFIKAINIHEEMPLRGAKAYSEADALLLLNWVKELGCNLVRLAHYPHSEHTIKLAEKMGLMVWEELPIYQHIAFSTEGVSQKMDIMLQEMIKRDKNRCGVVIWCLSNETYQFTPNRDQELIDLAKKCKIVDDTRLTTTVICTQGYNDNVFNVWDPLYNYYDIISVNEYVGWYSPWQGNPKDTKWKLVNNTKPLFISEFGGEALYGNNDKPSDEASNWTEGYQEKIYKDQIEMFKTTPNLAGVCPWILCDFRSLSRLHPLYQKGWNRKGVLSDKGEKKKAWYVLKDYYENYNN